The genome window CAGCCGCATTGCATCGCTTCAATGATTGGAAGTCCGAATCCCTCATCGAGTGAGGGAAAGAGAAATGCGACAGCCGAGGAGTAGAGTCGCACCAGTTCTTCTTCTGATACACCGCCTAATACAATGATATTCGGCAGAGACAGAACTTTCCTGTTTCTTTCTCTGAAATCCGACAGGTGAATGACAGTACCCGTCAGCACCAGAACAAGGAAGTATTCTTTCTTCTGTGCCTCCGGCAGCGCAAGGTATGCTTCAAGAATCCTGTCCAGATTCTTTCGGGGATATGCGCTTCCTACATATAGAAAATATGAAATTCCCTCAGGAAGAGCTTTTCTCAATGATTCCGGTAGAGAATTCCTGTCCTGCCTGAACCCGCTTCCGGCAGCAAGCGGAACAACATTTACTTTTTCCTTCACCTCTGGATATAAACCGCACAGTTGGCTAGCGGTATATTCTGTTGGAACGATAATCGCTTTTGATTCTTCCAGAATGAAGGTTATGTTGGAATCGAATTCCTTCTTCGCATCCTCCTTCTCATAGTCATCCAGAGTAAGTGGAAAAAGATCCTGAACCGTGAAAATACTGTTACTCGCTCCTATTCTTTCCGCGAAGGGCTTTGTGATGTGCAGGATATCGAAACTGTTTGATTGATGTCTGATGATCACCGATCTTATGAAGAGAATCAGATTTACAAAAGAAGGACCCAGAGCCAGTCTGTTCGGAAGTACAGATCTGATTTCAAGGTTCTGGTGGACACCGAATTCCTGCTCCAGTCTTCTCTTCCTTGATTTACTGAACGTGGAAAGCAACACAAACTGATCTTCCGGGAATTCCTGAATCAGATACTTAATTAATTCTTTTGAATATGTATGAATGCCGCAGTAACCCGAGATTCCGGATGCATCAAATCCAATCCTCATTCTGTATCTCCCATTCAACGGTAACTCTATTTCAAATAAGCATTAATTACTTTGCTGTAAACATTCATTGTCATTCGCGCGGTCTTTTCCCATGAAAAGCTGCGTGCCTGATCGAACCCTTGATTTCTCAATTCCTCTCTTTTCTCCTCCGAGCAGGCAAGCAGCCTCATTGCCGATCTGATTTCACTGACTGACTCTGGGTCAACCAGAATTGCAGCATCTCCGGCTACTTCTGGAAGACTGGCACAGTTTGATGTGATCACAGGGCAGCCGCATTGCATTGCTTCAAGCACCGGAAGCCCGAACCCCTCATCAAGTGATGGGAAAACCAAAGCATCCGCAGAGGAGTAGAACTGGATAATATCACTCTGAGGTACATCTCTCAGTACATGAAGATGTTTCTTTTCTGAGAAATCAGCTTCAAAGGAATTTTGTCCGGAAAGGACAAGAACCAGGTGTACCCCACTATCGAGAGTGTCAATATCCAGCCCGCTATAAGCATCGATAAGACGCTGCAGGTTCTTTCTGGAATCAACCCGGCCGACAAACAGGAAGTACCTGGTTCTATCAAGTCCATATCCTGACAGAACTGTATCATCACGGTTCAGCGGTTGAAACGTACTGTCAGCAGCATCAGGAACAGTGTAAATCAATCGAGTCAGGTTCGTATACAGTCTCTGTATCTGATCAGCGGTATACAGAGACGGAGTTATAACAGCTTCGGTCCGATGCAGAATTTGAGGTGTTTTCCGTTTGTAGAACCGTTTCAGACCGGAACTACTGAACTCATCTCTCGTCAGCGGGAATAAGTCATTAATGGTAGCAACAAATTTCCCTGGATAACCGGCAGCAGAATATGGATCGGTCAGGTGAACCAGATCCAGTTTGTGCTCCAATATCCTCCAGTACAAAGCCCCGAGAATTCCTGACAGCCATCTGAGTCTGTCACCAAGCATTCTGGCATGCGGCAAACCTTTGCATACTTCAATATTGGGATACTTTTCGAACAGTCTGAGGAGTTTCTCTTTCTTCGAACTGCTGAATGTTGTATAGAGAATAAATTCATCTCCCGGATACTCTGAAGCCAAAGCTTTGATAAGCTCCCTGGCGTAAGTTTTGATACCGCCGTGTCCCAGAATATTAGTAGCGTCAAATCCAACTCTCACTTTATTCCTCTCCCGCTTTCCAGAATCTCCTGTACACCGCGAATGACAGATTCGGGACTGATGAATTCAAGGGATCTGTGATCTTCAGCTATAAGGATTCTTCTGTCAACCCGCCAGGGATGCCATTTTGGCAGGGATGGATCAAAGGGCAGATACATTCCGACAACGGGGATTCCGCTCGAAGCTGCAATATGAATAACAGAAGTATCGGGACTGACCAGAAGACGAACATTGTGAATCAGTGCTGCAACATGAAGAACTGTAGATGTCAGGGGTGAGAGAATACTCTCCTTTTCCGGCATGGCAATTGTGAAGGCGCGCTTCTTATGTTCCGGAGCATATAGAAGCAGCGGTCTCATTCCCAGAGATATAATCCCCCTGCATACTTCCCTGTACCTGTCCACTCCCCACCAGCGGTTTTCTCCGCCTGCGGAGATGTTTATCGCGATGCAGTCCTCTGGCGCAACATCCAGTCCGCTCCAGAACCTTTCGGCAAAATCTGTTTCAACGTCGGACAGGGAAATCGCCCGTATAAGTTCTTCTGTCTCAATTTTTCTGCCAAGTCCCGAGAGAAGGCCCGAGAAAGCATCCATGATATGACCATCCTGGGATGCTTTCACCCTTATATTGAATGGCAGTCTGTTCTCTCTGTCTATATGCAGTTTCCACTTTGCCCCTGAGAATGCAGCGTAGATGAAGGAAGTAGTGGAATCGTGCATATGCATATCCACAACCGCATCCGGCATGAAATTCCTGGCCTCCATAAGAGAGCGTACAAACTTCCCCGGAGATTTATCATATGTGATCACCCTGATATCCTTTTCGTACTTCAGGATAATACTATTTGATTCTGAGGCTACAACAGCGATTGAAATATCGGGATGAATCTCCCCGAGTCTTCTCAGAAGAGGAAGGGTCATTATCATATCCCCTATCCTGTCCTGTCTCATAATAAGAACTCTATCAATGATTGCCTCATCGGGCAGTATTGCAAGGGTATTCGCCGCTGAAACTCCCGGAGCGATGATTCGAAACATCAGCTTTCTGCCGAAGACTTCAAGTTTCTTCAGAATTCCCGGCATAATCCACCTTCGATTCTGATTTTATCCAGTAACTTTTCGACTGCCTCCTGAACATCCCCTGCTTCTATTTCTGCAACACTATGAGGAGCGCTAATAATTTCATGTGGAACTTTCCATGGATACCAGAGAGGTAAATGATTCTCGTTAGGACAATACAATCCGACGACCGGTACTCCTTGAGATGCCGCCACATGCACAATACCGGTATCAGGAGTGATGAATATTCTAAAACCTTTCAGCAGAGCAGCTGCGTGAAGAATCGTCGGACAGACCGGGGCAACCAGTGTTCCAGGTGAGGATGATGCAATCCGTAAAGCCCTATTATGTTCTATTGGAGTTGATATCAGAATCGGAAAGTGACCTGAAGAGATCAAACGGGAACAGAGTTGAATGGTTTTCGATTCTCCCCACTGATGCAGTGGATCTCTGGTCGAAATGTTGATACCAATGGCTTTTCCCCGTAGATCAAGACCCGCTTCGCGCCAGAAAGCGTCAGCGAATCCGATTTCTTCAGATGAAAGCCTGATTTCCCTGTCAAGTTCTGATTCATCGATATCCTTCCCGAGTCCTTCAAGAAGTATCCTAGTCAGATCAGCATAGTGATGCCTTCCAGGTGGCATTGGAACTCTTACGGAGAAGGGCAGCCTGTTGTCTCTGTTGGATGCGGAAAGTCTCCAATCCGCGCCGGAGATAACTCCATAGATGAACGATGTGGTGGAATCGTAGTGCATTCTTGTATCAACTACAGCATCAGGTCTGAATCGAATGGCCTCGATAATGCTCTTGAGATAGATTGAAGGATTGCTGTCGTAAAGAATAGTATGAAAACCATCTTCGTATTTCAGAAGTGAGTTGTTGCGCCGTGAAACAACAATTCCTACTTCAGCTTCAGGAAAAAGATCACGGATCTTCCGGAACAACGGAAGACAAACGACCATGTCCCCTATAGCGTCCCAGCGCATTATAAGAATTCGTTTCAGTATCACATCCCCTGGAATCCGCTGATACACATTTTCGGATCCAAAGTGTGACAATACAGCTCTGGAAAGCAATTTTCTGCCATATGCTTCCAGTTCCTTCAGCAATGCAATAACCTTTCTGCAGGCTTCAGCGGATAAACCATTCGATTCTCAATCCGATTCAATTTGACAGTGATTATCACGATCAGTGTTCATTATAATACAAGCATCTGTGAGATATAACTACTGCGTCAGAATGTCTCTCAGGGTTCTTGTGCACGAAATGCAGGACTGTATGTTTATCTTATCTAATTACTATATCAGCATGTATGGTTCGCCTGAGATAGTGGAAAGTAACATGCTTGTGAAAAACGTAACAATCAAACCTGAAAGGAAACCAACATGCCCGTAAAACATATCAAAGGAAACGAAATCAAAGATGCATCTGCTGCAAAAGATAAAATTGCCCTTATCGATTTCGGTGCGCCATGGTGCGGACCATGCAAGATGATAGAACCGGTTCTCGAAACACTTGCCGAAGAAATGAACGACACGGTCAATTTCTATGCTGTGAATGTAGATGAAAACCCTTCTGAATCCTCAACCTTCGGAGTCAGGGGTGTTCCTACTCTGATAGTCTTCCATGATGGCCAGGAGATAGACAGAATGGTCGGTTACCGTGACGCGGATTCTCTGAAAACACAGCTTTCCAACCTCGCTGAGTCAAAACTGAGTATTTAGCTGTATGAAAGATCTAAAAATAGGTTTGACAGGCCATCCTATCAGTTCCGATGGTAAAGAGTCGGTAACAGAGAAATCCTATGATGTTATTATTATCGGAGGAGGCCCGGCAGGTCTCACATCAGCCATATATGCCGCAAGAGAAAACCTAAGCACTCTGCTTCTGGAAAAGATATCCTGCGGAGGACTGCCGGCAACTACGGATATCATTGAAAACTATCCAGGTTTTCCCGAGGGCATTAAGGGAATGGAATTAATAGGCAAGTTCAAGGAACAGGCAATAAGATTTGGTGTGGATATCATCGAGTACGGGGAAGTGAAGCAGGTAAGGCCTGAAGGAGGCAGCATCCTTGTTGAAACATCCGGGAATATCTATCAGACCAATGCTGTAATTGTAAGTTCAGGCAGCATCCCGAAGAAGCTGAATATCCCCGGAGAAAAGGAATTCATGGGCAGGGGTGTATCCTACTGCGCGATATGCGATGGGCCGCTTTACAAAGATATGGACATAGCCGTAATCGGCTGTGGAAACTCCGGTTTGCAGGAGGGAGAGTTTCTTCTAAACCACGTGAAAAGTATAACCTTTATCGAGTACCTGCCCTATATGACAGGTGCCAGGATATTGCAGGAGAAACTGCAGAAAAATAATAAAGTCGACTTTCTGCTGAATCATGCACTTACCGCCGTGAGCGGCAGTGATTTTGTTGAATCTGTTACAGTAAAAGACAGGAACAGCGGAGAAGAAAAACAGATAGCAGTTGCAGGAGTATTTATATATGCGGGTTTCTTACCCAATACTGGATTTCTGGACAAAGATGTGAAGCTGGATGATGCAGGATATGTCATTACTGATGAGGACATGATGACTTCTGTTCCCGGTATATTCAGCGCAGGTGATGTACGGTCAAAGAAAGTACGTCAGATAGATACCGCCTGCGCAGATGGTACAATAGCTGCAATATCTGCCAGGAATTATATAAGTAAACTTGAACCTTGAAATGATAACCGTTCTTCATCGTGCGCAGTCATCAGGTAGAAAGCCGATCTGCTCACGGATAGTTAAGGGAGAGAATAATGGCGCTGTTATCTTCTGAAGATTCCAAACAAGTAAGCAAATTATTTGAAGTACTTGAAACAGATGTAAATATCAGGGTCTATACACAGAAACTAAACTGCCCGACATGCTCTGATACGGAGATGATTCTTAAAGAACTCGATCCCCTCTCCGACAAACTGAACTTCACTTTCCTGAATCTTCAGACAGAAGCGGACCAGGCATTAAATGATGGCGTTGACAGGGCGCCGGCAATCGTTGTTTCTGACGGAACTCACTCCAGAGTAAAATTCTTCGGTGCTCCTTCAGGTTACGAGTTCAGTTCGCTTCTTACCTGTATCGTAGATGCCGGCGGGGCTGAAGAACCCCTGACAGAGGATACTACTAAATTTCTGGATGGACTTGAAACTGACCTGAACATGCAGGTTTTTGTTACTCCAACCTGCCCTCACTGCCCTGGAGCCGCTGTTCTTGCAAACAGGATGGCCAGTTACAGCGATAAGGTCAATTCAGCCGTTATTGAAGCCAATGAGTTTCCGGAACTATCAAACAGATTCAGAGTCCAGGGAGTACCAAGAATGGTGATAAATGAGAAGTTCTTTGCTGAAGGCGCCCTGCCGGAATCAATGATGATTCAGGCTCTGCAGAAGGCTTTGAAGGACGATCCGACCGATGAAACAAACCTGATGGACTACCTCCAGGACGATTGATCTTTGTATCTTATTCAATTCAGTGACATGATTGTTGTTTCATGTTACTGTATTATCCCTTAGTAATCCGGAGGTTTTTCATTTCTGTTTTTCTCATAACTGTTTCGCTTCTTGCAGCTCCAGTTGAGTTCCCTATGGAATGCACCGGAGTTCTTGAAGCTTACAGCTTTTTTGAACAGAGTGTTGCGCATTTCATCTACGGCAACATAGAAGCTGATGTCAGAGTGTTCCGGATAGGCCGGTTTTCCTGGAAGCTGGGTCTTTCCATGGAAACGTACATGGGCGAAAGCTGGAACAGCCCGGAGATGAAATTCAACATATATGGCGGTCACTGGAATCTCAAGACTCAGTTCGAATATCAGCTGGAACCACTGCTTCTCAGACTGTACACTGATCATGAATGTTTTCACAACATCGATATGGCGGATACGCTTTCCGAGTATATGAATAACATCAAGCTGGGAG of Candidatus Aegiribacteria sp. contains these proteins:
- a CDS encoding glycosyltransferase family 4 protein, whose protein sequence is MRIGFDASGISGYCGIHTYSKELIKYLIQEFPEDQFVLLSTFSKSRKRRLEQEFGVHQNLEIRSVLPNRLALGPSFVNLILFIRSVIIRHQSNSFDILHITKPFAERIGASNSIFTVQDLFPLTLDDYEKEDAKKEFDSNITFILEESKAIIVPTEYTASQLCGLYPEVKEKVNVVPLAAGSGFRQDRNSLPESLRKALPEGISYFLYVGSAYPRKNLDRILEAYLALPEAQKKEYFLVLVLTGTVIHLSDFRERNRKVLSLPNIIVLGGVSEEELVRLYSSAVAFLFPSLDEGFGLPIIEAMQCGCPVITSNVSCMPEVAGDAAILVDPYSVAEISSAMENIVSNPVMGDELRQKGFDQSKRFSWKETAHRTMDVYRRVLDK
- a CDS encoding glycosyltransferase family 4 protein, translating into MRVGFDATNILGHGGIKTYARELIKALASEYPGDEFILYTTFSSSKKEKLLRLFEKYPNIEVCKGLPHARMLGDRLRWLSGILGALYWRILEHKLDLVHLTDPYSAAGYPGKFVATINDLFPLTRDEFSSSGLKRFYKRKTPQILHRTEAVITPSLYTADQIQRLYTNLTRLIYTVPDAADSTFQPLNRDDTVLSGYGLDRTRYFLFVGRVDSRKNLQRLIDAYSGLDIDTLDSGVHLVLVLSGQNSFEADFSEKKHLHVLRDVPQSDIIQFYSSADALVFPSLDEGFGLPVLEAMQCGCPVITSNCASLPEVAGDAAILVDPESVSEIRSAMRLLACSEEKREELRNQGFDQARSFSWEKTARMTMNVYSKVINAYLK
- a CDS encoding glycosyltransferase family 9 protein, which translates into the protein MPGILKKLEVFGRKLMFRIIAPGVSAANTLAILPDEAIIDRVLIMRQDRIGDMIMTLPLLRRLGEIHPDISIAVVASESNSIILKYEKDIRVITYDKSPGKFVRSLMEARNFMPDAVVDMHMHDSTTSFIYAAFSGAKWKLHIDRENRLPFNIRVKASQDGHIMDAFSGLLSGLGRKIETEELIRAISLSDVETDFAERFWSGLDVAPEDCIAINISAGGENRWWGVDRYREVCRGIISLGMRPLLLYAPEHKKRAFTIAMPEKESILSPLTSTVLHVAALIHNVRLLVSPDTSVIHIAASSGIPVVGMYLPFDPSLPKWHPWRVDRRILIAEDHRSLEFISPESVIRGVQEILESGRGIK
- a CDS encoding glycosyltransferase family 9 protein; its protein translation is MLKELEAYGRKLLSRAVLSHFGSENVYQRIPGDVILKRILIMRWDAIGDMVVCLPLFRKIRDLFPEAEVGIVVSRRNNSLLKYEDGFHTILYDSNPSIYLKSIIEAIRFRPDAVVDTRMHYDSTTSFIYGVISGADWRLSASNRDNRLPFSVRVPMPPGRHHYADLTRILLEGLGKDIDESELDREIRLSSEEIGFADAFWREAGLDLRGKAIGINISTRDPLHQWGESKTIQLCSRLISSGHFPILISTPIEHNRALRIASSSPGTLVAPVCPTILHAAALLKGFRIFITPDTGIVHVAASQGVPVVGLYCPNENHLPLWYPWKVPHEIISAPHSVAEIEAGDVQEAVEKLLDKIRIEGGLCREF
- the trxA gene encoding thioredoxin; its protein translation is MPVKHIKGNEIKDASAAKDKIALIDFGAPWCGPCKMIEPVLETLAEEMNDTVNFYAVNVDENPSESSTFGVRGVPTLIVFHDGQEIDRMVGYRDADSLKTQLSNLAESKLSI
- a CDS encoding FAD-dependent oxidoreductase, with the translated sequence MKDLKIGLTGHPISSDGKESVTEKSYDVIIIGGGPAGLTSAIYAARENLSTLLLEKISCGGLPATTDIIENYPGFPEGIKGMELIGKFKEQAIRFGVDIIEYGEVKQVRPEGGSILVETSGNIYQTNAVIVSSGSIPKKLNIPGEKEFMGRGVSYCAICDGPLYKDMDIAVIGCGNSGLQEGEFLLNHVKSITFIEYLPYMTGARILQEKLQKNNKVDFLLNHALTAVSGSDFVESVTVKDRNSGEEKQIAVAGVFIYAGFLPNTGFLDKDVKLDDAGYVITDEDMMTSVPGIFSAGDVRSKKVRQIDTACADGTIAAISARNYISKLEP
- a CDS encoding thioredoxin family protein produces the protein MALLSSEDSKQVSKLFEVLETDVNIRVYTQKLNCPTCSDTEMILKELDPLSDKLNFTFLNLQTEADQALNDGVDRAPAIVVSDGTHSRVKFFGAPSGYEFSSLLTCIVDAGGAEEPLTEDTTKFLDGLETDLNMQVFVTPTCPHCPGAAVLANRMASYSDKVNSAVIEANEFPELSNRFRVQGVPRMVINEKFFAEGALPESMMIQALQKALKDDPTDETNLMDYLQDD